The Microlunatus antarcticus DNA segment CCGACACCGTCGTCCTGGCCACCGACCTCCGGACGACGCGCAGCCTGGTCGAGACCACGCGGGGGAGCCTCGACGACCCGGGGTGGCGGAGCCGGATCGCGGAGACGCGGGACGCCCCGCCGTTCGCCGTCTGGCGTCTGTGGCTCGACCGCAAGGTCGCTGCGGACCGCCCGGCCTTCCTGGGCACGAGCGGCTACGGCCCGATGGACAACATCACCGTGCTCGAGCGGTTCGAGGCCGGCGCGCGCCGCTGGTCCGACGCGCACGACGCGTCCGTCGTCGAGGTGCACGCGTACGCCCTCCAGCCCGAGGACGGCGACGAGGCGCAGGTCCGGCGCACGCTGCGCGCCGAGCTGGCCCGCGTCTACCCCGAGACCGCGGACGCGGAGGTCGTCGGGGAGGAGTGGCTGCTGTCGGACGACTGCCCGCTGGTCGGCACCACTCCCTGGGTGCTCCGACCCGAGGTTGCGACCCCCGACCTGCGGCTGGTCCTCGCCGGCGACGGGATCCGGTGCGACTACCCGGTGGCGCTGATGGAGCGGGCGGCGACCACGGGTTTCCTGGCGGCCAACCGGCTGCTCGCCGGCTGGGGCCTCGCCGGCCACGACCTGTGGACGGTGCCCATGAGCACCCGCCAGCCCGGACTGCTGAAGGCCAGGACGCTGCTCGACCGCGTCAGCGCCTGACCCAGGCCTTGAGGGGGCCCCGGCCCGGTCGGGCCGGGCTCAGACCGGCAGCGGTCCGCTGCTGGTGTCGCCGATGATCCGCTTGTAGGCCAGCTCGGCCGAGATCAGGCAGATCGGCATCCCGATGCCGGGGTTGGTGGCGGCGCCGACGTAGTAGAGGTTCGACAGCTTCTTGCTGATGTTGTTGGGCCGGAACGCCGTCTGCTTCATGGTGTGGGCCAGCCCGAGCGCGGACCCGCCGTACGCGTTGTAGTCGGCGGTGAAGTCGCGCGAGGTGTAGGTCCGCTCGAAGACGATCCTGGACTCGAGGTCGGGGACGTCGAAGTCGGTCGCCAGCAGGTCGAGGGCCTTGCGGCGGTAGCGCGCGATGTCGTCGTCGGTCATCGACAGCCCCGGGGCGACGGGCACGAGGACGAAGAGGTTCTCCTGGCCTTCGGGGGCCGTGGTCGGGTCGGTCCGGCTCGGCGCGCAGACGTAGTACGAGGGGTCGTCGGGCCAGGTCGGGTCGTCGAAGATCTGCCCGAAGCTGCGCTTCCAGTCCTGTCCGAAGGCCAGGTTGTGGTGGGTCAGGCTCGGCACCCGGCCCTCCAGGCCCAGGTAGAGGATGAACGCGCTCGGCGCCAGCGTCTTCTTGGCCCAGTAGCGGTCGGGGTAGGTCCGGGCCGCCTTGGGCAGCAGCGTCGTCTCGGTGTGCGCCATGTCGGCGTTGGAGACGACGAGGTCGGCGTACAGCTCCTCGCCCGACGCCAGCCGGACCCCGGACGCGCGCCCGCCGTCGGTCAGGATCTGCTCGACCGGCGCCTCGGTGCGGTAGGTGACCCCGTGCTTGGTGCCGATCGCCTCGAGCGCGCGGATGATCGAGTAGATACCGCCGCGGGGGTAGAAGACGCCCATGTTGAAGTCGATGTGGCTCATGATGTTGTAGAGCGCCGGGGTGTTGTACGGCGAGGAGCCGAGGAAGACCAGCTGGTACTCCAGGATCTTCTGCACGGCGTCGGTGGAGAACGTCCGGCTGATGTACTTGTGCATGTTCTCGAAGACGTGCAGCTGCCGGCCCTGCTTCGCCGTCTTCCGGTCGATGAAGTCGAAGAAGCTGTCGTGGTTGCGGTACATGAACTGGTCGATGGCGATCTCGTACTGCTCCGCCGAGCTGTCCAGGTAGGTGCGCAGCGCCTGGCCGCTGCCCGGCTCCAGCCGCTCGAAGGTCTCCACGTCGCGGTCGAGGTCGGAGTACATGTCGACCTCGAGCTCGGTGCCCCGGAAGACGATCCGGTACGACGGGTCGAGCCGCTGCAGGTCGAGGTGGTCCTCGACCCGCTCGCCCAGCAGGGCGAAGAAGTGCTCGAAGACGTCCGGCATCAGGTACCACGACGGGCCCATGTCGAAGCGGAACCCGTCGACCTCGAAGTGGTTCGCCCGCCCGCCCAGCAGCGCGTTCTTCTCCAGCAGCGTCACCTCGTACCCGCGCCGGCCCAGCAGGGCCGCGGTGCCCAGCCCACCGATGCCGCCACCGATGACCAGTGCAGTGCTCACGGGGCGCGACCATAGCCCCGCGACAAAGCCGCGACGGCGACGACGCCGACCAGCGCCGCGAGCCACTGGCCGCTCCAGGCGTTGACCGCCGTCCAGAACACCAGCACCAGCCACAGGTTGCGCGCGAAGAGCGCCGGTAGCGGCCGCGGCAGCCGACGCAGCGCGAGCACCGCGATCCCGCCCGACACCACCCAGCCGAGGAAGTTCACCAGCGGGACGCCGTAGTAGCGGCCCGGGTCGTCCCAGGCCCAGAAGCCGAGGCTCACGGCGGCCGGGTCCAGCACGAGGTCGCACACGACGACGAGCACGACCGCCTGCCAGGCACGGCGGGTGGACGCGAGGCTGCCGAGCAGCAGCGGCGTCCAGGCCAGCAGCACCGTCGGCGGCACCAGCCCGAGCATCGGCGGACCCAGCACGCCGCTGTAGGAGAACCTCCCGTACGGCACGCCGGTGGCGACGGCGACCGACTCGAACACCACGGCGTAGAGCCCCAGCCCGAGCAGCAGCGCGACGCCGCGGCGGACGCCCAGCCACCGCACCGCGCCGACGATCACCGGCGCCGAGAAGAGCAGGATGGCCAGCGCCGAGGCCCACCACCAGCGCGGCTCGAGCGGCGCTCGGACCAGCCCCGCCGCCGCAGCCACCAGCAGCGCGGCCAGCAGCCAGCGACGACCCCGGATGGCTTGGTCCACCCGAACTAGCATGACGGCCGATGCGCCACCTGCTCCGGGTGTCTCGGCCCCGCTTCTGGATGTACCTGCTCGGGCCCTACATGGTGGCCCTCGCAGCGACGTCGTTGCGCCCGCCCCTGGAGGTCTGGCTGCTGGGGCTGTACCTGACGCTGCCGGCCAACCTGCTGATCTACGGCGTCAACGACCTGTTCGACGCCGACACCGACCGGCTCAACCCCAAGAAGCGCGACTACGAGCAGCTGCTCCAGCAGAGCCAGCGGCGCAACCTCGTGATCGCGATCCTCGTGCTGAACGTGCCGTTCCTCGCCCTCGTGCCCTTCCTGCCGCACGCCTGGCCGTGGCTGCTGCTGTTCCTGGTCACGGGGATCGGCTACTCGGTGCCGCCGCTGCGGGCCAAGGCCCGCCCCGTCGTCGACGCCGCCTTCAACATCCTCTACGTGGCCCCCGGGCTCGCCGCGTACGCCACCGTGAGCGGCGAGCAGCCGCCGGTCACCGTGCTGCTCGCGGCCCTGCTGTGGTGCATGGCGATGCACGCGTACTCGGCGGTCCCGGACATCGCCGCGGACCGTGCCGCCGGCCTGAGCACCGTCGCCACCTACTTCGGCTCGGGGAGGACCCTGCTGCTGTGCGGCCTCGCCTACGCGGTGGCGGCCCTGCTGGCCTTCCCCTCGGTCGGGGCCTTCGCTCTCGTGGGCGGGTTGGCCTACCTCGTGATGATCGCCCTCTCCCTCCGCAGCCGCGGCGCCGAGCAGCTCTTCGCGCTCTACCGCCGTTTCCCCGTGCTCAACACCGCCCTGGGCGGGGCGCTGTTCGTGGTGATCGGGCTGAGGCACGCGACCTGGCCCTTCGACTGGCGGGGCTGATCGAGCCTCGGCTCGACCACCACGTCCTTCTCATGAGCCACCCACGTCGCGACAGCCATCGGGCTAGTGGCCTCGACACCTGCCTCCGCTCCGACGCCTGCGTGTCCTGGACGACGTGGGGTGTGGATGACCGGTTCGACTGGTGGACCGACGATGACGGTGACCTGCGGCAGGGGCACGACCTCCTGTTCGCCGGCGGAGAGCCGACGCCCGCGTACGACGCGGTGCAGAGGGTCCTCGCGCACTGACCGTCGAGTACCTGGAGAGCGCTGGGCACAGCCGAGGTGATGTGCCCACTCAGGGGTGGACGTGCCCGTTCTGATCTCGCACCAGACTTCTGAGAGCGCGACAGACCAGGCGCGTGCTGCGTCGACGCCGTTGTCCGCAGCCGGCTTCGTCCTGGGCACGTGCTCAGCAATCGGATGATCTTGGGTTCCTCGTACCCGCGGGTCGAGGGCGAGCGGGGGAGTGATGCCAATTCGCTGAAGCCGAGGACGAACCGAGTAACGCCCTGCTACCTTCATCGAAATTTCAGGAAGCCGCACCTGCGCGACTCGTAAGGGCCAACACCGTGTCGGATCATCTTCTCCTGCAGGCGAAGAGCACGAGCAAGAACGTCGTGTGCGTTCTCGCGCTGAGTCTGCTCCTGGCCCTTCTCGGTCCTACGCCGGCACGAGCCGCGTCACCCGTTCTCGTCCTACCGGATCACCCGAAGGTGCTGCTGATCGGCGACTCCTACACGAAGGGGATCGGCGCCACCAGCAAGAAGAAGGCCTACGCCTACAAGGTCGCCGAACCACTCGGCTGGGACCTGACGATCGACGGCAAGTCAGGGACCGGTTACATCGACCCGTCCGGCGACGGCGCCGACACCTATCCCGAACGGATGTGGCTGCGCTCGCACAACGCCCCCGATGTCGCCTACGACCTCGTGGTGATCCAGGGCAGCTCCAACGACCGGA contains these protein-coding regions:
- a CDS encoding phytoene desaturase family protein, translated to MSTALVIGGGIGGLGTAALLGRRGYEVTLLEKNALLGGRANHFEVDGFRFDMGPSWYLMPDVFEHFFALLGERVEDHLDLQRLDPSYRIVFRGTELEVDMYSDLDRDVETFERLEPGSGQALRTYLDSSAEQYEIAIDQFMYRNHDSFFDFIDRKTAKQGRQLHVFENMHKYISRTFSTDAVQKILEYQLVFLGSSPYNTPALYNIMSHIDFNMGVFYPRGGIYSIIRALEAIGTKHGVTYRTEAPVEQILTDGGRASGVRLASGEELYADLVVSNADMAHTETTLLPKAARTYPDRYWAKKTLAPSAFILYLGLEGRVPSLTHHNLAFGQDWKRSFGQIFDDPTWPDDPSYYVCAPSRTDPTTAPEGQENLFVLVPVAPGLSMTDDDIARYRRKALDLLATDFDVPDLESRIVFERTYTSRDFTADYNAYGGSALGLAHTMKQTAFRPNNISKKLSNLYYVGAATNPGIGMPICLISAELAYKRIIGDTSSGPLPV
- a CDS encoding carotenoid biosynthesis protein — protein: MDQAIRGRRWLLAALLVAAAAGLVRAPLEPRWWWASALAILLFSAPVIVGAVRWLGVRRGVALLLGLGLYAVVFESVAVATGVPYGRFSYSGVLGPPMLGLVPPTVLLAWTPLLLGSLASTRRAWQAVVLVVVCDLVLDPAAVSLGFWAWDDPGRYYGVPLVNFLGWVVSGGIAVLALRRLPRPLPALFARNLWLVLVFWTAVNAWSGQWLAALVGVVAVAALSRGYGRAP
- a CDS encoding prenyltransferase is translated as MRHLLRVSRPRFWMYLLGPYMVALAATSLRPPLEVWLLGLYLTLPANLLIYGVNDLFDADTDRLNPKKRDYEQLLQQSQRRNLVIAILVLNVPFLALVPFLPHAWPWLLLFLVTGIGYSVPPLRAKARPVVDAAFNILYVAPGLAAYATVSGEQPPVTVLLAALLWCMAMHAYSAVPDIAADRAAGLSTVATYFGSGRTLLLCGLAYAVAALLAFPSVGAFALVGGLAYLVMIALSLRSRGAEQLFALYRRFPVLNTALGGALFVVIGLRHATWPFDWRG